GAGTTGTCGACTTAGTCTCGAGATCAGTAATCTCTTTGGCGGTAAAATGTGTAACCGACATGGCACGTACCTCCTGGTTGTGCTCAAACTTTCAAAACGGCTCGTTAAAATACGTATCGGAAAGTTGAGTCCAAAGACCATCAAGTGAAATGCAACATTTAGCCCACTTCACATTGAGACTCAGTAGTTTCTGCCTAAGCTACCCATTCTCTCCGACACAATAACAATAAGTCGAAAAAACGGATGATGCATAATTGAAACACGTAACAAAACAGGTATTTTACACATTAAAGGACATCTACACAGAATACAACGATTTTATTGGTTGTGCAGAAGAAATGTGAGCAGATTGTGTTCCAGTGGACAAAGTGAACTACCGAAAGATTATTGCTTTGGGGGAGGGAGATAGAGGTAAGAATCGGGAAACAGCTGTTTTGTCATCAAAATCGTCTTGGATTTGCCGCCATTCCAGATATCCCATTGTGGATCGGCATATTTGGAAAAAAACTGATCCAGTCGTTGTTTGAGTTCCTTCCTGGTCTTTTGGGAAGCAGGCTGGTCAATCAGGTTGCTATGTTCCTGTGGATCAGCGACCAGATGATACAGCTCGTTGGGTGATTCATGGAAGCGCTCGATATACTTCCAGTCCCTTGTACGAATGGAGCGGACATTTTCGAATTCGTAATATACGACCTCTGACCAGGGAATCTGTTCTCCTTTGAGGACCGGTGCGAAATTACGCCCTGGTATTGCTGGCTTCGCGGGAATTTTATCTTCTAATCCCAGATAATTCAGTAACGTAGGATATACATCGTAATTAGCGACCATCATATCCTGGCTTGCTCCAGAGATAATTTTTCCCGGCTGAGAAAAGATGAGCGGGATGGTCATGGTCCAGTCGAACGCGGTCAACGGTCGCGTGTGATCGCCCATGCCCCAGTAACCACTGTGGCCTCCTGACAATCCCTGGTCTGCTGTGAAAATCACCAGCGTTTTTTCTCGTAATCCCAGATCTTTGAGCGTCTGCATAATCCGGCCGACCCCATCATCCACGCCAGAAACTTCGGCTGCGTATTTACGAATAATCCCCAAGTCACCAATCCAGTCTCCGTAATTAAAATTCCAGGGCTGTGCTTTCTCTCGGGGAAACGAAGGAAAGGTCATCTTTTCATAGTCTGCTTTGAACCGGTTGCGAATCGGTTCTTTCATCGCCGAACCTAAACCGTAAGGACCGTTGTAAGCCAGGAACAGAAAAAACGGCTTTTCCTGATTCTGCTTGATGAAATCAACTCCATGCTGAGTCCAGAGGTCGGTGAGGTAGGTCGGTTCCTTGCGGATTTTTTCATCTTCAATCACTTCCTGATCATAAAAACCAGCGCTGGATCCATGTGGTTTGGTTATCCAGTAAGAGAACCCTTCCTGTGGAGACAGGTTATCTCCCAGATGCCATTTTCCCGAGAGACCACAGACATAGCCTGCGTCATGCAGTATCTGCGGAATCGACTGGAACTCCTCCAGGGTATTATATGAATCGGGGCCAGTTTGAATTCGAGGCCTGAGATAACAGTGCACCCCATGCTGGCAGGGCATCAGACCAGTCAGAAAAGTGGCGCGGGTCGGAGAACAGACAGCGTTATTTGCAAACGCGCGGGTAAACAGGGTTCCCTCTTTCGCCAGCTGGTCGATGTGCGGCGTTTTGATATCCTTGTTTCCGTAGCAGCCCAGAGTCCACTCACCATGGTTGTCTGTCATGATGATGACGACGTTGGGACGCTTCTGTTCCGCCGCCGCAAGCAGCTCCATAGAACTGAAATTCAACAGTAGCAGCAGACAGAAATACCGGGCAGCAGAATATAACTGGTACATGATGGCAGTTCTCCAGGATATCAAATGTAACAACGTTGATATCAAGCATGTCTCATCACCACCCGCTTTTCAAGCTGTACTCTTATCACAGCAGTGTTTTTAGCGAAAAACGGGAACGCCAGAGATGCGATCTGAACACAGGCTAGAGCGCATCACACTTAACCATAGTGTCTGTCACTCTAATATACTCAGTCCAAATGGATCCGGAGACGCTACAGTAAAACGGGAGACAGTCTAATAATGCGGCGGCTTGTCCTGCACTGGATCAGGCCCCTCGTCTTCCACTTCCAGAGCTCCCATACGCAAATCCAGGAGTTTCAAAGACTTGCTCAATGTATCCACGATGGTATTCTGCTGCAGCAATGCTTCATTTAACTGTTCGACATCGTGCTGCAGATGCATCAACACAGATTCGACCTGAGTCAAACGTGAGATCAGTTCTTCCAGACGGGAAGTATTCTCAGCCATGGTGAAAATCGCCTTTCAGGGAAGCTGCTTTTCTTATACAGTTTGTGGGTTAAGATACGACTTGGATTTTATTGACTCGCGTTCGACTTTGAAACAACCTGAAAGGTCCGATTCACCATGAATCCACGATTTCGGTGTTCTCTGCTGATACTGGTGTGTGCCTCAGTGATCTTCTGTGGGCATTCTACAAATTCTGAAGCAGCCGAAAATATTTTCCAGGCTCGTTTCCTGAAATCTGTCCATCCGGAAGCTTTCACAGGTCGCGTATATCTGATTTTTACCAAATCCGGACGCGAACCACGGCTCGGGCCTTCCTGGTTTCAACCGGAATCTTTCCTTGCCCGGGATGTCACCAACTGGCAACCCGGCGAACTCCTTGAGTTTGGACCTGAAACCAAAGGACTGCTCTCTTATCCGAAGCCATTGGCGGAAATGAACCTGGCCGGTTATCGAGTGCAGGCGGTCGCGCGCTTTAACAACTCAGATCCCAAAATCGGTTTGGCTCCCGGAAACGGATTCAGCCAGGTCGTTCAACTGACCGGCACTTCAGCCACGCTCAGTCCCACGTTGACCATTGATCAACTGGTACCGGAAAAACCTTTCACCGAGACTCAGTGGATCAAACATTTCCAGATACATTCGCCACTGTTATCCCAGTTTCACGGTCAGGATACCGGCTTTGAAGCCAGTGTGATCCTTCCGCAAAGTTATTATCAACAGCCTCAACGAAAATATCCGGTCATCTATTCCATTCCCGGCTTTGGCGGCGATCATCAACGCAGTCTGCCACAAGCGCCGATTGCAGAACGCAATGCCGGCGGCGTCGAATTTATCCGCGTGCTCCTCAACCCGCAATGTCGCTGGGGACACCATGTCTTCGCTGATTCCGCTACCAATGGACCTGTCGGAAAAGCGTTTACCACGGAATTTTTACCAGAGCTGGAAAAAGCATTCCGCGCCATCCCGCATTCCCGCGCCCGGTTTTTAACAGGACATTCTTCCGGGGGATGGTCGTCCCTCTGGCTGCAGGTCACCTATCCAACCGTCTTTGGCGGCACCTGGAGTACCGCCCCCGACCCGGTTGATTTTCGCGACTTCCAGCAGATCAACATTTACGAACCGGGAAGTAACGTCTATCGTGACGCGAACAACCAGCCCCGGCCGATTGCCCGCAGAGGAAATCAGCCGATTCTCTGGTTCGAACCCTTCGCGAAAATGGAACAGGTGCTCGGGCATGGCGGACAGCTCCGCAGTTTCGAAGCCGTTTTCAGTCCCCGCGGTGCGGACGGCGAACCGCTGAAGCTCTATGACTGGGAGACCGGCACGATCGATGCGGAAGTGGCGGATGCCTGGAAAGCATACGATATTCGGCTGATTCTGGAATCAAACTGGAAACAGCTGGCACCAGAACTCGTGGGAAAAATTCATGTCTTTATGGGAGACCAGGACACCTTCTACCTGAATGGTGCCACCCAACTGCTCAAACAGACGCTGGAGCAACTGGACGCCGACGCCGTGGTGGAGATTCACCAGGGCAAAAACCATTCGAATCTGTTGACTCGAGAGTTGATGATGCGAATCCGTGCGGAAATGGTTCAGGATTTTCTCAAGTATCAAGCTGAAATCCAGCCCGCAGAATAGCATGTTTCAACTGCCTATGTAGCGGGCATAGATCGTCTTGGCGACCGAGGGATCATCGGTTCCTTTAATGATCGCCCTGCCGTCACGAAACAGGCTGATTTCATAATCGGGGTTCTTCAGATTCAGCCGCAACAGGTAAGGGTTCACGTCAACGCTGCCCGAGTTCTGTAATTTGACTGCCAGATCCTCAAATGCAATTTTACCTTTGTCGGCGGGAGAAACCTGAACCGCGTTGCGCCCACAGAGACGGGTCGTGCGCGAACCCTGTTCTCCGTTCAGCCAGATTCGTTCCCCCTGGTGGCAGGCTTTGCAACCCCCTTTCTCCCTCAGATCGGCAACGCTCATCTGCCGAAACGACCCCTCCCAGACATCGACCACAGTCAGGACTGGTTTGATCTGTTCGATCTGACCGGAGAGCAGCTTGATGGCATCCACGGCTTCCAGTGAAGCAATCACATTGACTGTCGGACCCAGAATGCCCGCGGTATCACAGGTTTCTGTACTGCCTGGTTCGGGCGCGGAATCAATCAGGCATCGCAAACACGCCGACTTGCCTGGCAGAATGGTCATCGTCTGCCCGGTACTGCCGATACAACCACAGTAAATCCAGGGAATCCCCAGTTCCAGCGAGACGTCATTAATCAGATAACGAACTTCAAAATTATCCGTCCCATCCAAAATCAGATCGACGTTTTCAGCCAGCGCCACGATGTTGGTGTGATCAATGTCTTCTACCACAGCTTCGATCTGTACTTCGCTGTTGATTTTTTTCAGCTTTTCAACAGCCGCGATTGCTTTGGGAAGTTTCGCGGCGACATCGGATTCATCAAACAGAACCTGCCGTTGCAGGTTACTGAGTTCCACGAAATCCCGGTCCACGATTTTGATATGACCGACGCCCGCTCTGACCAGTGTTTCTGCCAGCACGGTCCCCAGGGCACCGCAGCCACATAACAACACACTACTCTGCATTAATCGCGTCTGACCTGCTTCGCCCAGTTCTGAAAAAAGCACCTGTCGACTGTAACGTTCTAATTCCGGTTTCATTGCCTGTCTGCCCGTCTGGTTCCTGTGAGTCATGTCCCCCAGTATTTTAGCAGGCCGACAGCCGGATAACAGCTATCCTGACTCAGAACAGAAAAGAACACGTGTCGCACATAAAAAAAGGCCTCGCCGATCCATTCAGCGAGACCTTTCTCTGTTTTATTTTTGGGGGTCCGAATCAGTCCAGACTGATTTCCTGCAGGACAGAGACAAACTGTGGTTTAATCAGCCGATGTGTCGTATCCGTCCAACCTTCAGAACTCACTTTCAAAGTGATCTTGGGCTTAATCCAGGTGGCAACCTGACTGGTTTTAACAAATGGCTCTTTCTGTTTCAGTTTGGGGAGACGTTTCTGCCATTCCTGTCGGATGTCATCAGGAAGCTCGCTGCCTCGGATATAACCTGCATACACCAGATGTTTGTTATAGGAAGATGCCAGCAGCACTGCATCAATGGTTCCATTTGGCAGAGCAGAATAGCCTACCAGTAGACAATCAAATTCCTGGAGTGGAGCCGTCTCAGGTTCAACTACCGGTTCCGGCTCTGGTTTGGGTTCTTCTTCTGGGGCAGGTAATGCAGCCTGCGCTGCGGCGGCGGCTTTTGCTTTTGCTGATGATGCGGAACCTTCTTCTTCGGTACCACCGGCGAAGTCATTTAACGCATCTTCCATATTGTCAGCGCCTCCTTCACCATCTGCAGACTTAGCCTGATCAACGACTGAAGCCAGCAGATTCACATTGGCAGTTTTTTTAACACCCCAGTCTTTGAACAGGGAATTGAATTCGAAGCCTCCCACGATCGCGAACGCACACACAACCAGGGTCAACCCCCAGACAGCCAGATCCAGTTTCCAGGCGCCTTCCGGAAAACGACGTATCGCGGGTCGCCAGATTTTGAATGGTGTAACGATGATACTCAGAATACTGAAATCCGCCGAACGGGAAACTGCGTTCAAATAAGCGATAAAGTGACCGACTAAAAACATCATCAGGCCTACGGTCGCCTGGGTGATCGTCCACAGACAGAGTTGTCCAGGGTCTTCGCTGTAGAAGCGTCCCCATACACTAACACCAATCGAGGCCAGCGTCCCGACACCGAGCACCCATCCCCAGGCCGGGATCAATTCCCAGATTGTCTGAGGTTGTGGTTGTTCCAGCGATTGACCATTCTGGTCGGAATGGCCGACACATTTCCCCAGTTTGGGATAGAAACCACATTCGGGGCACCACGAAGAGAGTCCCCAAGGCTCATGCGTGCCACACTCGGCGCAGGTTGGCTTCGCCTGTGAATATTGGAGCTGTTGCAGGAGGTGGTCTGTATCTTGTTTGGTATCTGGCATGGCTCAGTGACTTTTTGAAGTTGGCGGAGTATGTAGATCAACACAATTTTTTTGCGAGACTCCGTGAATCTTAGCTTACAAAACGCCACATCAACGAACTTTGACTTCGATAAAATACAATACCTCAATGAAAAACCGCATATCGCATTCAGCATAACCCCTGCAGTCCGTACAGCCGATCTGCTTAAACCAGGGTAAAAAAAGAAGCCGACGTATCCTGAGATACGTCGGCTGTATAGTAGATGTTGTCCGAGTCGAGCAATCGACCGAATTGTATCAGTTGACCTTGAGAAGTTCGATATCGAAGATCAATACTGAGTTGGGACCGATATCAGATCCTTGACCACGCTCGCCGTAGGCCAGATCACTGGGAATAAACAACTGCCATTTATCCCCTTCTTTCATCAGCTGCAGTGCTTCTGTCCAGCCGCTGATCACTCCACTGACAGGAAATGTAGCCGGCTCGTTGCGTTTGTAAGAGCTGTCGAACTCAGTGCCGTCAATCAGAGTACCACGATAATGGGTGGTGACACTGTCTTTGGGACCGGGAGTTTTTCCCTTACCCGATTTGATGACTTTGTACTGCAGTCCGCTTTTGGTGGTTTTCACACCTTCTTTTTTTGCATTGGCTTCCAGAAATTTTTTGCCTTTCGTCACATTTTCAGCCTGGGCCTTTTTCATCTTGGCCTCCTGCTGCTTGCGAAGTTCCTGCTGAAAGGCAATCAGCGTAGCGCGAATTTCGTCCTCTGTCATTTGCGGCTTCTGTTTGGTCATCGCATCCACAATGCCTTTCGCCAGAATTTGCGGATCCAGATCCAGCTGATCCCGCATGAGGTTCTGACCCAGATTAAAGCCAATTCCGTAACTGACTTTCTGCTTCTGACCGTCAAGCCCTGATTTACCGGAAGCTGCTTTTTCGTTTTGTGCATGCGCCGTGGCGGAAAAACCGAAGAATGCGATACTTAAACAGGCAGCGAGATGCCATTTCGACATAAGAAAAACCTTTCGGGGAACAATGAAAACGAGTTTAAACGGGAGAGACCATACGAGTCGGCGAGATTCGGCTGGCTGTTTTGGCCCCCGAATTAGCGGGTGATGTATTGCATGGCGTCCTCTTGCGCAGAGGATCTTTGACAAAATCAAAGCGTCGATTATATGAGACTATCAAGGGAAGTGTCTACAATAAAGCACACTTCTCCTTGAAAACAGGGCTTTCTCCTGCTGCTTATCCCCGGAAATCTCACCAGAAGGTTTAACTGACCACGTTCTGAAAACGGGTGACCGCCTCGTTGATATTATTTCTGGTGTTGAAAGCACTTAACCGGAAATATCCTTCCCCGGAAGCGCCAAAACCACTGCCGGGAGTCCCGACCAGATGTGCTTTCTGCAGTAGTTCATCAAAAAATTCCCAGCTGGTTGATTCGCCGGGGGTTTTCAGCCAGACATAGGGGGCATTCACTCCGCCATAGACAGAGATACCCACGGATTCCAGCCCTTCACGTAACAAACGTGCATTCTCCAGGTAGAAAGCAATCAGGCTCTGAATCTGCTCTTGACCCTGTTCAGAATAAACGGCTTCTGCCCCTTTCTGGATGATGTAAGAAACCCCATTGAACTTGGTGCAATGACGGCGGTTCCAGAGTGGGTGGATCTCTGCCGGTTCTCCACTGGCAGTCGTCCCCTTCAGTTGTTTGGGAACAACGGTGAAAGCACAGCGGGTTCCGGTGAAACCGGCATTTTTGCTGAAGCTGCGAAATTCAATTGCCACATCTTTAGCACCTTCGATTTCATAGATGGAATGAGGAATCTCCGGATCGGTAATAAATGCTTCATAGGCAGCATCAAACAGAATGATCGAACCATTGGCGCGGGCATAATCGACCCACTGCTTCAACGTTTCTTTGGTCGCCACGGTTCCCGTGGGATTATTGGGATAGCAGAGGTAAATCAGATCGACGGGTGATTCGGGCAGGGGAGCCACAAAATTGTTTTCGGCCGTGACCGGGAGATAGGTCAGCCCCGCGTAGCGACCATTTTCGTCCGCAGCGCCGGTGCGACCAGTCATCACATTCGTATCCACATAGACGGGATAAACCGGATCCGTCACGGCGACTTTGTTATTGGCACCGAAGATGTCCAGAATATTTCCCGTATCACACTTGGAACCATCTGAGACGAAGATTTCATCCGCTGAGATATCGACGCCTCGCGATTGAAAATCATTCTTTGCAATCGCTTCCCGCAGAAATCCATAACCCTGCTCAGGGCCATAGCCACGAAAGCTGCCTGCTTCTCCCATCTCATCGATGGCAGCATGCATGGCTTCACGAATCGCAGTCGGCAGTGGCTCGGTGACATCGCCGATTCCCAGCTTGATGACGGCCGCATTCGGGTTTTCTTCACAGAATTTATTGACGCGACGCCCGATTTCAGGAAACAGGTAACCCGCTTTGAGCTTGAGATAGTGATCGTTAATAAAAGCCATTTCACGCCTCGAATCTTGATAAATGCTGAACTATAGTCGGTGGATGAGTACCTGGAATTCATTCCTGTTTCAGAAAAACGTTTGTATTTTGAAACTCCGCGAATTGCAACCGACGCACACAGGAGAGACCGCTTTTCATAAAAAAGGTTCTCTGGCTACTCGATCTGGAACGGCCGGGGAGCTGCATTCAGCAGAAACTCGCCGGTCAAAGGCTCAATCTGGGATAAGCCATTATATTCTCTGATTTTACGCTTTCCCGACCAGCGATCAGCAGCACTTTCATACAGTAGTCTGATGCGTGGTTGAGACTCATTCTGAGCTTGATTCTGTTCGACTGCCTTGCCGACAGCGAGCGCAACTCCCAATTGAAACCGGGCCTGTGGATACAGGGGTGCCCCCAGGTCTGCCAGGGACCAGCGTTCCACACGCATGCGACACCAGCGACTTAAGGGTTGGGGAGAATCGATAAATGGTTGCAGGTCAGGGGGAAGCTCCCATTTTGCTTCTTCATCAATCAACAGAACCACGCGGTCATGATGACTTGCATACAAACCCCAACTGGGCCAGTGATCGAAATAGCCGGTGGGCTCAAGCAGAGGCGCCAACAGCGCAAACCAGATCAGAATCTGAACGCCTCGTGCCAAGCCTGTCACAGCAGATTGCGACACACGCTCTTCTACCTGACTCTCCGCAGGCTCAACAGGCTTCTGATTCTGGAAGCGTGCATGAAACAGAATCAGATCCTGAAGAATGAAGTACACATTCCAGATGAGCACACCCTGGTAATGGTTCAATCCGAGTGGCCCGATCGCGAGTATCAGCGTCAGGTGCATTCCGACTGCCACCCACAGAGCGACTTGTCTTGTGCGGCGGAAGAAC
The sequence above is a segment of the Gimesia algae genome. Coding sequences within it:
- a CDS encoding sulfatase family protein gives rise to the protein MYQLYSAARYFCLLLLLNFSSMELLAAAEQKRPNVVIIMTDNHGEWTLGCYGNKDIKTPHIDQLAKEGTLFTRAFANNAVCSPTRATFLTGLMPCQHGVHCYLRPRIQTGPDSYNTLEEFQSIPQILHDAGYVCGLSGKWHLGDNLSPQEGFSYWITKPHGSSAGFYDQEVIEDEKIRKEPTYLTDLWTQHGVDFIKQNQEKPFFLFLAYNGPYGLGSAMKEPIRNRFKADYEKMTFPSFPREKAQPWNFNYGDWIGDLGIIRKYAAEVSGVDDGVGRIMQTLKDLGLREKTLVIFTADQGLSGGHSGYWGMGDHTRPLTAFDWTMTIPLIFSQPGKIISGASQDMMVANYDVYPTLLNYLGLEDKIPAKPAIPGRNFAPVLKGEQIPWSEVVYYEFENVRSIRTRDWKYIERFHESPNELYHLVADPQEHSNLIDQPASQKTRKELKQRLDQFFSKYADPQWDIWNGGKSKTILMTKQLFPDSYLYLPPPKQ
- a CDS encoding SlyX family protein, which codes for MAENTSRLEELISRLTQVESVLMHLQHDVEQLNEALLQQNTIVDTLSKSLKLLDLRMGALEVEDEGPDPVQDKPPHY
- a CDS encoding alpha/beta hydrolase-fold protein, which produces MNPRFRCSLLILVCASVIFCGHSTNSEAAENIFQARFLKSVHPEAFTGRVYLIFTKSGREPRLGPSWFQPESFLARDVTNWQPGELLEFGPETKGLLSYPKPLAEMNLAGYRVQAVARFNNSDPKIGLAPGNGFSQVVQLTGTSATLSPTLTIDQLVPEKPFTETQWIKHFQIHSPLLSQFHGQDTGFEASVILPQSYYQQPQRKYPVIYSIPGFGGDHQRSLPQAPIAERNAGGVEFIRVLLNPQCRWGHHVFADSATNGPVGKAFTTEFLPELEKAFRAIPHSRARFLTGHSSGGWSSLWLQVTYPTVFGGTWSTAPDPVDFRDFQQINIYEPGSNVYRDANNQPRPIARRGNQPILWFEPFAKMEQVLGHGGQLRSFEAVFSPRGADGEPLKLYDWETGTIDAEVADAWKAYDIRLILESNWKQLAPELVGKIHVFMGDQDTFYLNGATQLLKQTLEQLDADAVVEIHQGKNHSNLLTRELMMRIRAEMVQDFLKYQAEIQPAE
- a CDS encoding ThiF family adenylyltransferase, giving the protein MKPELERYSRQVLFSELGEAGQTRLMQSSVLLCGCGALGTVLAETLVRAGVGHIKIVDRDFVELSNLQRQVLFDESDVAAKLPKAIAAVEKLKKINSEVQIEAVVEDIDHTNIVALAENVDLILDGTDNFEVRYLINDVSLELGIPWIYCGCIGSTGQTMTILPGKSACLRCLIDSAPEPGSTETCDTAGILGPTVNVIASLEAVDAIKLLSGQIEQIKPVLTVVDVWEGSFRQMSVADLREKGGCKACHQGERIWLNGEQGSRTTRLCGRNAVQVSPADKGKIAFEDLAVKLQNSGSVDVNPYLLRLNLKNPDYEISLFRDGRAIIKGTDDPSVAKTIYARYIGS
- a CDS encoding FKBP-type peptidyl-prolyl cis-trans isomerase, giving the protein MSKWHLAACLSIAFFGFSATAHAQNEKAASGKSGLDGQKQKVSYGIGFNLGQNLMRDQLDLDPQILAKGIVDAMTKQKPQMTEDEIRATLIAFQQELRKQQEAKMKKAQAENVTKGKKFLEANAKKEGVKTTKSGLQYKVIKSGKGKTPGPKDSVTTHYRGTLIDGTEFDSSYKRNEPATFPVSGVISGWTEALQLMKEGDKWQLFIPSDLAYGERGQGSDIGPNSVLIFDIELLKVN
- a CDS encoding LL-diaminopimelate aminotransferase; the protein is MAFINDHYLKLKAGYLFPEIGRRVNKFCEENPNAAVIKLGIGDVTEPLPTAIREAMHAAIDEMGEAGSFRGYGPEQGYGFLREAIAKNDFQSRGVDISADEIFVSDGSKCDTGNILDIFGANNKVAVTDPVYPVYVDTNVMTGRTGAADENGRYAGLTYLPVTAENNFVAPLPESPVDLIYLCYPNNPTGTVATKETLKQWVDYARANGSIILFDAAYEAFITDPEIPHSIYEIEGAKDVAIEFRSFSKNAGFTGTRCAFTVVPKQLKGTTASGEPAEIHPLWNRRHCTKFNGVSYIIQKGAEAVYSEQGQEQIQSLIAFYLENARLLREGLESVGISVYGGVNAPYVWLKTPGESTSWEFFDELLQKAHLVGTPGSGFGASGEGYFRLSAFNTRNNINEAVTRFQNVVS